DNA sequence from the Strigops habroptila isolate Jane chromosome 4, bStrHab1.2.pri, whole genome shotgun sequence genome:
AAATGTAGGGACTGtgtttggggaaggaggagagagatggTGTGGAAGCTCTGAAACCACCAAATTGCTTCCAATGTGATTACCTGTGTCACCCAGTTTTTAAACATTCTACATCTGTGGTTCTCAGGTAACCTGAACATTTAAATCCACAGCTTAGGTGCTCATCAGCATCTGGTGTGTCCCCAACCCCAAATTTGTGCCAATGACTTCATACAGAGGCTGAGTGAAAGATGTTACAGTCACCATCCACCTGTGGGATGTCCCAGTTTGTGGTGAGAGGCAGGAGCACATGCAGggatgggaagaagggaagatgCTCAGGCCTGACAAGCATCAGAGAACAGACTTTGGGAAGACCATGCACCAAAACCTCCTACGTTTCTCCGGGCTGCTAGAGAGATGGAGTTTCTCATGGCAGATTCCCAGCACGACCCAGGAGGGCTTGTCCATGGCTCCTGCTCAGAGGCCCCAGGGCTCTTCAGGCAGAGAGGGGCTGGATGCGCCGGAGGCTGGAGGACATGAGGGGCCAGGGACACGCGTGGGACCCACCCCAACACCTGCAGAGCCAGAGAGGACCCTGACCTGCATGGGGGGAATGGTGGATCTCAACAGCAGGCTTGAGGATGTGCCAGCCACTGAGGCCAAGGCTGTGGCACCCACTGGACGTGCCTATGGCTGCTGTTGACCATGGGGTAGCGCAGCCGGGTGCTGCCCCCAGCCCGCAGcctggtgtggggctggtgcaggGGTAGGGCAGGGCAGCCGGGCCCCCTCAGGGCCTCCTCAGGGCTGGGCCCCCCGGGGCAGTCAGGGCCCCCAAAGGCAGGGCCCAGCGCTGCACATCCAGGGCTCCCTCCGCCCCTCGGCACCGATAAGATAAGGCCAGGGCGGAGGTGCCGGCTGCTATAAGAGGGTGGCCCCGGCGGCACGGCTGCCACCGAgacctgcctgcctctgccagccGCCGCCATGCTGACCGCTGAAGACAAGAAGCTGATCCACCAGATCTGGGAGAAGGCGTCAGGCCACCTGGAAGACTTTGGCGCCGAGGCCCTGGAGAGGTGCAGGCTGGGCCCCACGGGCGAGGGAGGCAGGCGGGTGGGAGCCCCATGGGGGGTTGGTGTGGGGGATCGGAGGCACTGACCATCCCGCTCCGGCAGGATGTTCATCACCTACCCCCAGACCAAGACCTACTTCCCCCACTTCAACCTGCAACACGGCTCTGACCAGATCCGCGGCCACGGCAAGAAGGTGGCGACCGCCCTGGGCAATGCCGCCAAGAACCTGGACAACCTCAGCCAGTCCCTGTCTGAGCTCAGCAACCTGCATGCCTACAACCTGCGTGTCGACCCTGTCAACTTCAAGGCAGGCGGGGGACAGGGGATGGGGGACAGGGGACAGGGGACAGGGACCGGGATGGGGGGATGCGGTCCACAGTGGTGGTGCTGAGCCCTGTTTTGCCTTGCAGCTGCTGTCGCAGTGCTTCCAGGTGGTGCTGGCTGTGCACCTGGGCAAGGACTACACCCCTGAGGTGCACTCTGCCTTCGACAAGTTCCTGTCGGCCGTGGCCTCCGTGCTGGCCGAGAAGTACAGATGAGCTGCCGCCTGCGCACGGGTGCCATCAATAAAGacacttctgctgcagcactaTGTCCGtctgagctggggctgggggctggggcaggatgcAGTGTTGCAGTGGTCATGccagaagcagggaggaagggtgggaggaaggcagggagggagcaagCTGGTGATGAGGCTGGCCATGGTATAGGGGAGCAGCACTGGTCATGGGCTTCCTGGCTGCACCCCCAAGGCCCTGCCTGCTTCCACCCTGCCCCATCATGGGATGTGGCCAACGCTGGTagcaggagcagggaatggAGCTCAGCCTCTCACCTTGCTGTGCCTGCATCCCTTTGGGGAGTGGAGAGGAAGGGTGGGATAAGTCAAATGTCAAATCCCCTTGAAGGATTGTCTAGGGGCATAGGAAGAATGCTTCCTGGCTTTATCTATCAGAACGGCTGTTTAGGACTTCAttggggatgctgtgggagcTAAGTGCTTGTATGAGCTCCAAAAGCAATCAGACAAGTTCATGGagtgaaaaaaatccactaCAGACCATGAAGCACACTGTTTTTGGGCTCAAGCCCGAGCCACAAATCCCCGTTGGCAGCCCAGGAAGTGCCCCCACACCTGCCCTGGGTGTCTGCGCTTCCCCTGGCACGTGGGCAGGGTGGGAGTGGGGGCGGCAGAGCTGCAGTCCAGCACAGGGCACTTGGTTTCTGAGGTTTGGAGCCTGAATTGAAAAACTCATTGGCTTTAGATCACAGCTGATGGGTTATAAGATACTAAACTAGCCCTGAGTTTGCTCCATGTGTGACACCAGAGGGAGGAGATGAGCATTCGTGACGGGTGCAAGACGGTGCATCAGGAGAGTGGTGCCTGCAGTGGCCAAGTGCGGGCAGCAGCCGGGTGCTGGGTGCATGGGATTCCTGGGCCACACTCACCCCTGCTCCTGCGAATGCACTCATGAGCCCACAGCGCTTTCCCTCCATCCTCACGGACATCCCAGTCTACATCCCTGAGCCTTCATGTGCATTTACACCCATCCATTTATCCTTGTGTCACTAGTCTGAAGAGCTCTTCTGCCTTTGCAGTTTGCCCACCAATGCACGCACATCACTGCTGCCGCAGATGTTTTCCTGGGCTCTGCTTCCAAGAAGATCAGcccccccatctcctccccaccccatcctccctccttccctgctctgaaATGGTGCCAGCTAGAGCTAATCTCCCCCAAACACAAATGATAAGAACCATTGGCCATGGAGGAAACACGGGTGTGAACTgtcccctgcctgcctgcaccaCCTCTTGAACCTACCAGAGGCACCTCAGGCCCCCTCActctcctcatcttcctcatcttcctcacaTCCTCATCTTCCTTGCCcttattgttttccttcattatttGGGACACACAGGGCTTGCCATGGGCTGCTGGGCCCTGCGTGCCTTCCTTCCCTGACtgtcagctcctgctgccagtgCTTGCATCAGTGCCAGGCACTGATCCCCATGGTCCTACCAAGTGTTCCCCCCTTCCCAGGATTCAGGGTCACCTGGTCCCCTTGCAGCACTGGGACCAGCACAGCACATGCACAGGAGagagggctggggcaggagagtTCCGGGGTCTGTGTGCAAAGGGGACTGGGATTCAGGGAGCTGGGGGTGAAGAGGGCACACACTTCAGGGTACACAGGTTTGGGGTGTGCTGAGGGAACAAGAGCAGAAGGTGCAGTGGGGCAGCATGGCTGTATGTACAGGGGCCACACTGGATGGCAGGGTGTGTGTAGGGGCAGCATGTGTGAGCAAGGACAGTGCACGTGCAGAGACTGTGTTAGGTGGCACTGTGCATACGGGGCAGTTCACACGTGTGTGTGGAGGCTGTGTTGGATGGGTCAGTCTGTACATACGGGTGCTTGTGGGTCCGTgtgtgggtgctggggtgctgggcAGGCTCAGTCTGTGGGGCACAGACAGTATTGAAAACACAGCCCCACGCTCTGTTAGGACCACTCTGTCAGCACACATCCCGGCTGTGCCAGAGCTGCCCGCCGGGAGTACCTCAGGGGTACCTCAGGGTACCTCAGCCCCGAAGCCAGCCTGTGCCAGGAGGGAGGACACACACTGCTGcgcctgtgccagtgcagacCCTAAACCTAAGCCTaaccctgcagccagcctgtGCCAGAGGGGACGGGCCATCCCACTTGTGCTGATGCTGACCCAGATCCCAGCTGGTGCCGGGGGGCAGAGACCCCCAGCCGGGCCCGGAGCCGGTGCGGGTGccgcggggggagcggggcgcGGCGCTGGCAGGGGCAGGCGGGCGGCGGCTCGGCCTGGCCGGGGTCCAGCGGGGACGGAGCGGGGCCAGCAGCGGGGCCAggagcggggcgggccggggggcGGGCGGTGCCCCGGTACCGCATATAAGGGCGGCGGCGGCCAGCGGGGGCACCCGTGCTGGGGGCTGCCATCGCGGAGGTGTCACCATGGTGCTGTCCGGCAACGACAAGACCAACGTGAAGGGCGTCTTCTCCAAAATCGGTGGCCATGCCGAGGAGTATGGTGCCGAGGCCCTAGAGAGGTACGTGCCATCCCCGTTGTCGTAccctctcctgcctctcctcgACTCCCTCCCATCTGCCGAGGTCCTCTTGCTCTCCACAACTGCCCCTGTGTCCTACGTGTCCCTGTCTCATCTGTCCCTGACACCATCTGTTCCCCAGGATGTTCGCCACCTACCCCCAGACCAAGACCTACTTCCCCCACTTTGACGTGgctccaggctctgctcagGTCAAGGCGCATGGCAAGAAGGTGGCGGCTGCACTGGTCGAGGCTGCCAACCACATTGATGACATCGCGACTGCCCTCTCCAAGCTCAGCGACCTCCACGCCCAAAAGCTCCGCGTGGACCCTGTCAACTTCAAAGTGAGCATCTGGGAAGGGGTGGCCAGCCCGGCTCCCCTTCTGCACCCCCCTGTCCATCCCCCTCGCCTCACCCCCTCATCTCACCCTCTCACCCCAtctcttttgtctttcagcTGCTGGGCCAATGCTTCCTGGTGGTGGTGGCCATCCACAACCCCTCCGTCCTGACCCCAGAGGTCCATGCTTCCCTGGACAAGTTCCTGTGCGCTGTGGGCAACGTGCTGACTGCCAAGTACCGTTAAGACGGCACCATGGCTAGAGCTGGACCCAATCCATTGCCAGCCTCCAAcagcaagcaaacaaatgatctgaaataaaatctgttgcatttgtgctccagccctggcgTCCTGCTCTGGTTCCTGCCTGCAGGGAGGGATCGGGAGGGATCTGCTCCGGGTCTGAACTGAGGGTCTCCCCTTCCAGGTGGGcatgcagaggaaaaatgggctctggttttgctgtctCTGAGAGGAGGCAGCATTTCAGTGATGGTGGggctgcttttcccagctgtggggtctgggaaaagcagagcatTTCCAGGTCCTGGTGGCGGGGAAAGATGCGGGGAGAGTGGCTGGAGTCTGGCCCCTTGGGAGCAAACTGAAgccacagcctgtgctggcCTTCACACCAGAGCACCGCACTGGGATCCCCTCTTGCTCCACCAGCCCTGTGCACCCCTTACTCCCACTCAGGCTGAATCGTTGGATATCATCTCCTCCTGGAAGTGCTTCTGGGAGACAGTGGGTACAGGAACTCCCAGTGCCTGTTACCCTCTATGTGGTGGCACAGTGAGGATGCTATGAGGACCTCCAAGCACAAGGACATCATTTTGTGCATCCCCAGCACGAAGGGCTGTGTGGCATCATTGGACTTCTGTTTCCACCTAATGCTGCACTGTTGGGGTGTCATTTTGGAGGGGCCCTGGGGAGCTGACAGGCTGGGGAGACAGCAGGTACGTGCACTGCAAGGGGAGCAGCCAGGCTCAGCCCCAGATCCTGCTCTGTAGGCAGCAGGGTAGGGGGTGTCAGCGCAGGCAGCAAAGCGGTGCTGGGGCCGTGGTGCTGGTGCCTGTGCAGCCCCTGGCCCTTATCGCAGCCCGCAGCAGGGTGGCCGCGTTCCggggggctgcaggaggcagatAAAGGAGACTTGGGCACTCCTCCAGCCCTGGGTGTGGtgggaggcaggcagcagaTAGGCCTGGGGCCGCAGCCTGCCAGGTGCTGAGTAAGGCTGCCCCGGCCCTGCCAGGCTGGGGGGctcagggctgggagggaggtTCAGGAAAGCACAGGGCAGCTGGTACAGCCACAGCATGGAGCCAAGCTGAAGTTGCCACTGGCCCTGCATACTTGCCCTAGCCACATGGCCTCCAGTCACTACCAGTGAACGCACCAGAGCCAGGAGAAACCCTGAATGACTCCAGAGAAAGAGGGAGACCTTCCAGCCCTCAGGGTTTCTCCTGCAGAGCACCACAGGCATCATAACTGCACATGCCCACCCCACCTCGGGACAGTGacaagaggagaagaaagcatCACTAACTTACCTGATCTACTTGTGCATGGAGCAGGGTGTTGGAGCAGGTTGCACCCTTCCAGCCAACATCACCCAGACACAACTCTACTCCACAGAGAacctctgcttcctctctcaAGGGCAGAAGGGGTACAGTGGAGGGGTCAGCGCACAGGGGTGTGCAAGGCGGTGTGCTCGTATGTAAAACACTGGGAAGAGACAGCATCAAATCCAGCACAGACTTGGGCTCCTCCAAATCAGACCACAGAGGATCCTCGTGGTCCTAAGCACAGTGTATGCATAAGAGGCAAGGTGTTAAGAGCAGTGGAGGGGATGGTATGCTCATGGAGCAGAAGGGGTGGGCAGTTGTGCCCACTGCCCATGACAGGCATTAAGCTTCCAACAGCTCCCACACCATGTTGTGTCCTCAGGCAGAGCACGTTGTGTGGCAGTGGGCAGTATCCTGTCTCTGCAGCActttcccagggctctgcctggCCAAGGAAACCCTGAACTCCCAAGAGCCGGCTGAGTTTTGTCCCAGCCATTTGTCCCTGCTGCCACAAGATGGGGACCTCAAGCCGCCGTGCTTTATCAGGGCCAGGAAGAGGGTTCAGAGGGCCAAGACTTGGTCGCTGCCAGGACAGGCTTCAAGCCAGCCCCAGTCCCGAGCACACTGGGGACACTGGTCCCATCTCAGAGGGGTGCAGGAGCTCTTCTTGGCAGTGCATTTCCAGTGCTGGGTGCCCCAGCAGACAGGCACCCCATGCGTCCTGGCTTGTAGCACAGGAGCATGTGTGAGCTCTGGGCTCACTTCACTGGGCATCCCTTGGTGGCCACGGCGTCATGTGCTCCAGGACACAGCCTACCCCAGGGGCTGGACAGGCTGGCAGCAGCTTCCTGCACCGTGGCTCTCCCTGAGCTAGCATTCCTGCCCAGCTGCCTTGGGACTTGTAGGCAGCAGCCTTGCGTCTTATGCGTACACTGTGCTTAGGgacctgcaggcaggcagcggtggctgcagcacagcaggtcAAATATTCAGCCCACCGCTGTCCAGGGTTGGTTTTGCAGCTCCTATTGCTGCAGCCCCAGTGCTGGTGAGAGAGGCGGAGGCAAAGTCTGCatcatcacagcagcagcagacagaaatgGCACCAGGCGACATGGAGGAGGTGGACTTTGGGGACAAAGCCTCCTGATCCAGGCCATGGCAGCACTCAGGAGTCACAGGGGGCAGCTTCAGGGAAGAGGGAAGGTGAACATCTTCAGGTGAGACAAAAGCCTGTTCTGATGTCTCCACTATCTGGAGGCCTCTCTCGCCTCTTACCAGCACTCATTCCTGATGGACAAAGCATCTATGGTTCAAAGATACCCACAGAACAACACAGTACTTTGTTATATGATAGTCACCAAGGCAAGTGGCATCTCAGGGctcatttttattcaaagaGGAGCTAAAATGACAGGAGGAAAGAAGCCTGATGATTGTGACTTGCCTGATCACAACACTTTTATCAATCTGTTGAGTGGTTGTAAACAGCTTTGTGCAGGTAGCTTGGATACTACTACTCTTACTAGCGTCTCATAAATAGTCATGGCCCTAGGGAGTGTGTCCTAGAAAGGGACACAGAAGTAAATACTTCTGGAGGAGGTCAAGCATCCTAGGGGAGTTTACCAGGAATTTCCCATTCAAAATTAGCAAATAGCTAATTTTCCCATTCAAAATAGCAAAGAAGCAGTAGGAAGATACAGAATTCATTTCTTATTGGAAGCTGATCTTAGGACACCAGCTGGGAGATCCTCTTGATGGAAAGATGAGCGGAAATATCATGTGTTTTGCAAACTGTTCTGTTTATACATCCTCTATTGGCATTCAATATGCCAATAGCATAAGTCATGATTGGTGCAACCTATAGGTCTTTTGTTGAAAAACTGCTGTGTAAGCAGTTTGTTTGCCATGTATTTGGACAGTTACTCTTACCTGAATGTCGGATTTTCCATACTGAACTGATCTCTCTGACTTATCTAGATCATTTTGAATGGGGTGCTCACATTTGCTTTGGGGTGCTCACAGCCCCTCCAGCTCAGGAACATCTGAGAATGTAATAAGCACATTCTCCATTACAACACATAAGTTATTGATGAAAGAACAGCGAATACTAATGTTGAACCAAGGACTAGAATCtgtcacagaaggaaaacagactcATCTGAAATGATTCATTCTTGGCAATGGCCATGGTTATTACTCATCTCTTTCTTCGATTAAATGTCCCACTGTTTCTTTGTGATTTGAAGTGGACTGGTTTAAAGTTCCTTAGTTTCCTCCTTTTACCCTACTATTGATAAGAGACCCTGTTGTCTGGTTCCTGCGACCCCATCACCCTCTACCACTTCTCAAAGATACCGGCTGTTTGGAGATGGCTTCAATCAGTTGCTGAGGTAAAGGGGATTTTCTTCAGGCAAGCAGTCTGAAACTACTGGAATGAATGAAATATACTTCAATCCACACTTTTGAGGATCCTCCCACCTTTCTCCACTGTCTATTTTGCCACTGGGAAAAGTGGTtgtaaaagacagaaaatagaGTCAGCCTTCACTAAAATGCCAATTTTGATGAAggatttcaaatattttctctccttcctttcctaaAAGCAGAGACTGCTCCTACCGCAGCAGCCGCATCAAGCACAGCTATACAAGCCCCTCCAGACAGGACAGGGCTGATAAAACAAGTActcacagaactgaaaacattgtCTGCCCTCCTTTGCCATCACAAG
Encoded proteins:
- the LOC115606474 gene encoding hemoglobin subunit alpha-2 translates to MLTAEDKKLIHQIWEKASGHLEDFGAEALERMFITYPQTKTYFPHFNLQHGSDQIRGHGKKVATALGNAAKNLDNLSQSLSELSNLHAYNLRVDPVNFKLLSQCFQVVLAVHLGKDYTPEVHSAFDKFLSAVASVLAEKYR
- the LOC115606472 gene encoding hemoglobin subunit alpha-A, encoding MVLSGNDKTNVKGVFSKIGGHAEEYGAEALERMFATYPQTKTYFPHFDVAPGSAQVKAHGKKVAAALVEAANHIDDIATALSKLSDLHAQKLRVDPVNFKLLGQCFLVVVAIHNPSVLTPEVHASLDKFLCAVGNVLTAKYR